In a genomic window of Glycine max cultivar Williams 82 chromosome 13, Glycine_max_v4.0, whole genome shotgun sequence:
- the LOC100784434 gene encoding phospholipase D alpha 1, with the protein MAQILLHGTLHATIYEVDKLKIGGGNFLTKIVQNIEETVGIGKGVTKLYATIDLEKARVGRTRIIEKEIKNPRWYESFHIYCAHMASNIIFTVKDDNPIGATLIGRAYVPVQEILHGEEIDRWVEILDEHKNPIHGHSKIHVKLQYFDVSKDRNWALGIRSPKFPGVPYTFFSQRRGCKVSLYQDAHVPDNFVPKIQLSGGQTYQAHRCWEDVFDAITKAQHLIYITGWSVYTEISLVRDSRRPKPGGDETLGELLKKKAREGVRVLMLVWDDRTSVPLLKKDGLMATHDQETEEYFRGTEVHCVLCPRNPDDGGSFVQDLEISTMFTHHQKIVVVDGELPSGDSNKRRIVSFVGGIDLCDGRYDTQFHSLFRTLDTAHHDDFHQPNFGGSSIKKGGPREPWHDIHSRLEGPIAWDVLFNFEQRWRKQGGKDLLVPLRDLEDVIIPPSPVTYIDDHETWNVQLFRSIDGGAAFGFPETPEDAARVGLVSGKDNIIDRSIQDAYVNAIRRAKNFIYIENQYFLGSSYDWSADGIKPEAIDALHIIPKELSLKIVSKIEAGERFSVYVVVPMWPEGVPESASVQAILDWQRRTMDMMYKDVVQALRAKGIVENPRNYLTFFCLGNREVKKQGEYEPPERPDPDTDYIRAQEARRFMIYVHAKMMIVDDEYIIVGSANINQRSMDGARDSEIAMGAYQPFHLAARQPARGQIHGFRMSLWYEHLGLLHDSFLHPENEECIKKVNQIADKYWDIYSSESLEHDLPGHLLRYPIGVSNEGVVTELPGFEFFPDTKARVLGDKVDYLPPILTT; encoded by the exons ATGGCGCAAATTCTGCTCCATGGGACTCTTCATGCCACTATCTATGAAGTCGATAAGCTCAAAATTGGTGGAGGCAACTTTTTAACCAAG ATCGTACAAAACATCGAGGAGACTGTTGGTATTGGAAAAGGTGTCACTAAACTATATGCAACCATTGATCTAGAGAAGGCACGAGTGGGGAGGACCAGAATTATtgaaaaagagattaaaaatcCAAGATGGTACGAGTCCTTTCATATTTATTGTGCCCATATGGCATCAAACATCATATTTACAGTGAAAGATGATAATCCTATTGGGGCAACCTTAATTGGAAGAGCATATGTGCCTGTTCAGGAGATCTTGCATGGTGAAGAAATAGATAGATGGGTTGAAATATTGGATGAGCATAAAAATCCAATACATGGACATTCCAAGATCCATGTGAAGTTGCAATATTTTGATGTTTCAAAAGACCGCAACTGGGCTCTAGGCATTAGAAGTCCAAAATTTCCTGGAGTTCCTTATACTTTCTTTTCACAAAGAAGAGGATGTAAGGTTTCTCTCTACCAAGATGCTCATGTACCTGACAATTTTGTCCCTAAAATACAACTTAGTGGGGGCCAGACTTACCAAGCTCATAGATGTTGGGAGGATGTTTTTGATGCAATCACTAAAGCACAACACTTAATATACATTACTGGTTGGTCTGTCTATACTGAGATTAGTTTGGTAAGGGATTCTAGGAGGCCAAAGCCTGGAGGAGATGAAACACTTGGTGAGCTTCTCAAGAAAAAAGCAAGAGAAGGTGTAAGGGTTTTAATGCTTGTTTGGGATGATAGAACTTCGGTTCCTTTGTTAAAAAAAGATGGGTTAATGGCCACTCATGATCAAGAAACAGAGGAGTATTTCCGGGGCACTGAAGTGCATTGTGTTTTATGCCCTCGCAATCCTGATGATGGTGGAAGCTTTGTTCAGGATTTAGAAATTTCCACCATGTTTACTCATCACCAGAAAATTGTAGTCGTGGATGGTGAATTGCCGAGTGGAGATTCTAATAAGAGAAGAATTGTGAGTTTTGTGGGGGGTATTGATCTCTGTGATGGAAGATATGACACTCAATTCCATTCACTTTTCAGAACCCTGGACACAGCACATCATGATGACTTTCATCAGCCTAACTTTGGTggttcttcaataaaaaaaggtGGTCCAAGGGAACCTTGGCACGACATCCATTCTCGACTTGAAGGCCCTATTGCTTGGGATGTTTTGTTCAACTTTGAGCAGAGATGGAGGAAGCAGGGAGGAAAGGACTTACTTGTTCCACTGAGAGACCTTGAAGATGTCATTATTCCCCCATCCCCGGTAACTTACATTGATGATCATGAGACATGGAATGTTCAATTATTTAGATCCATTGATGGTGGAGCTGCTTTTGGGTTCCCAGAGACTCCTGAAGATGCTGCCAGAGTGGGGCTTGTCAGTGGGAAGGATAATATAATAGATCGTAGTATTCAAGATGCTTATGTTAATGCCATTCGACGTGCGAAAAATTTCATCTATATTGAGAATCAGTATTTCCTTGGAAGCAGTTATGATTGGAGTGCTGATGGCATTAAGCCTGAAGCCATCGATGCTTTGCATATTATCCCGAAGGAGCTTTCACTTAAGATTGTTAGTAAGATTGAAGCTGGGGAAAGGTTCAGTGTGTATGTTGTGGTTCCAATGTGGCCAGAGGGTGTCCCAGAAAGTGCATCAGTTCAGGCAATATTGGATTGGCAGAGGAGAACAATGGATATGATGTACAAGGATGTTGTTCAGGCGCTCCGGGCCAAGGGAATAGTGGAAAATCCTCGTAACTATTTGACATTCTTCTGCCTTGGTAATAGGGAGGTGAAGAAACAAGGAGAGTACGAGCCTCCAGAAAGACCAGATCCTGATACAGATTATATCAGAGCTCAGGAGGCCCGGCGCTTCATGATTTATGTTCATGCCAAGATGATGATAG TTGATGATGAATACATAATCGTTGGATCTGCCAACATAAACCAGAGATCAATGGATGGTGCCAGAGATTCTGAGATTGCCATGGGTGCTTATCAACCATTTCATTTGGCTGCCAGGCAGCCTGCCAGGGGACAGATCCATGGTTTCCGCATGTCGTTGTGGTATGAGCACCTTGGCTTGCTTCATGACTCTTTCCTCCACCCTGAAAATGAAGAATGTATTAAGAAGGTGAACCAAATTGCTGACAAGTATTGGGATATCTATTCAAGTGAGTCACTTGAGCATGACCTTCCTGGTCACCTGCTCCGATATCCTATTGGGGTTTCCAACGAAGGAGTTGTCACTGAGCTTCCAGGATTTGAATTCTTCCCTGACACCAAGGCTCGTGTTCTTGGCGACAAAGTTGATTACCTTCCACCGATCCTTACTACTTAA